The Candidatus Schekmanbacteria bacterium nucleotide sequence TCATTCCACATTTTATCCACTTCCCGAAAGAACAAAGGGCGAAGCTAATCTTAGAAGGTTCATAACGGTTTATGATCTGATTCCTATCCTGTACCCCCAATACTTCGAGTTCAATGAAGATCATTTGATCCATGAAGTAGTAAATTCTATTGCCCCTGGCGATTGGGTTGTGGCTATTTCTCAATCCACTAAAGATGATTTGTGTAACTACAAAGAGATTGATCCTTCGCGTGTGGTTGTGACTCACTTGGCTGCTTCTGATTCATTCTATCCATGTAGCGATACAGAGAGGATAAAGGCCGTGAAGGAAAAGTATCGAATACCTCCCGCTCCTTATATCTTGAGTTTGTGCACCTTGGAGCCCAGAAAAAATATTGCACAAACTATCAAGTCGTTCCTGAGTCTTTTGCAGGAGAATCGTTTATCTGATCTGAATCTGGTTCTGGTAGGCACAAAAGGTTGGGACTTCGAGCATATATTTAATGAAATTTCCAATGCACCAGCATTTAGAGATAGAATTATAGTCACCGGTTATATTCCAGATGAGGACTTGGCTCCTTTATATAGCGGGGCCATGATGTTCGTCTACCCATCTTTTTATGAGGGGTTTGGGCTTCCGCCACTCGAAGCAATGCAGTGTGGTGTGCCTGTGATC carries:
- a CDS encoding glycosyltransferase family 1 protein; this encodes MKVIYDISVLGTGFYHQRARTGIARVIENVALRLYGSDELDLQLCAFQSFGQFLQARKYLEQDVVPFGECFYRGSGLTKKLIDMMTDIYQEPSASKHQMRIFLRAFNYTLKYLNFLNPSLDQAVLSRADVFHSTFYPLPERTKGEANLRRFITVYDLIPILYPQYFEFNEDHLIHEVVNSIAPGDWVVAISQSTKDDLCNYKEIDPSRVVVTHLAASDSFYPCSDTERIKAVKEKYRIPPAPYILSLCTLEPRKNIAQTIKSFLSLLQENRLSDLNLVLVGTKGWDFEHIFNEISNAPAFRDRIIVTGYIPDEDLAPLYSGAMMFVYPSFYEGFGLPPLEAMQCGVPVI